A DNA window from Hevea brasiliensis isolate MT/VB/25A 57/8 chromosome 2, ASM3005281v1, whole genome shotgun sequence contains the following coding sequences:
- the LOC110672990 gene encoding cytochrome P450 81Q32-like, translating to MDNFYIYLSIFLTLYVLTKHFLSKLQNLPPSPYPSLPIIGHLYLLKKPLHRTFSQFSNRHGPTLLFHFGSRPVIVVSSPSLAEECFTKNDIVFANRPRLIIGKHLGYNYSSLAWAPYGDHWRNLRRISSLHLLSTHRLQTLSSIRADEVKSLIRFLSSKQNQMVDMRQSFFELVLNAMMRMIAGKRYYGETDADSEEAKRFREIQVETFTLSNTPNLGDFIPIMKWIGPKRTEKRLTELHMKRDGFMQNLIEEHRKTLAIDDSSETQGRKKNMIEVLLSLQKTEPEYYKDEMIRALMLVLLLAGTDSSVNTMEWALSLLLNHPKVLRKAQAKIDNIMGQNRLINESDLAHLPYIRGIISETLRMYPPGPLLMPHESSQDCTVGGYWVPGGTMLFVNLWAMQNDPKTWVDPGEFKPERFGGCEGMRDGFRFMPFGIGRRGCPGEGLAMSIVGLALGSLIQCFEWDKIGEEMVDMKERSGLNFTKDQPLYAKCRLRPSKVKVISEI from the exons ATGGACAATTTCTACATCTACCTTTCAATATTTTTAACTCTCTATGTATTAACAAAGCACTTCCTTTCCAAGCTCCAAAACCTTCCGCCTAGCCCATATCCCTCTCTTCCCATAATAGGTCATCTATATCTTCTCAAGAAACCCCTTCACCGAACTTTCTCACAATTCTCAAACCGGCATGGCCCCACGCTTCTTTTCCACTTCGGATCTCGTCCTGTCATCGTAGTCTCATCACCTTCGCTAGCAGAAGAGTGTTTCACAAAAAACGATATCGTATTTGCCAATCGTCCTCGCCTGATTATTGGGAAACACCTTGGCTATAACTACAGTAGCCTTGCCTGGGCTCCCTATGGCGATCACTGGCGCAACCTCAGGCGGATATCGTCCCTCCACCTTTTATCTACCCATCGCCTGCAAACTCTGTCTAGTATACGTGCTGATGAGGTCAAGTCACTGATTCGCTTTCTTTCAAGCAAGCAAAACCAGATGGTGGACATGAGACAATCTTTCTTTGAGTTGGTCCTGAACGCGATGATGAGGATGATTGCTGGGAAGCGGTATTATGGCGAAACAGACGCAGATTCCGAGGAAGCAAAGAGGTTTCGGGAGATTCAGGTGGAGACCTTTACGTTGAGTAACACTCCTAATCTTGGAGACTTCATACCTATTATGAAGTGGATTGGACCCAAAAGGACAGAGAAGAGGTTGACTGAGTTGCATATGAAGAGAGATGGGTTTATGCAGAATTTGATAGAAGAACATCGGAAAACATTAGCGATTGATGATTCTAGCGAAACACAAGGCAGAAAGAAGAACATGATTGAGGTCTTGTTGTCGCTGCAAAAAACTGAACCAGAGTACTATAAAGACGAGATGATTAGAGCCCTTATGCTA GTTCTACTATTGGCTGGGACGGATAGCTCGGTGAACACTATGGAATGGGCACTTTCTCTCTTGCTTAACCACCCGAAAGTTCTACGGAAGGCCCAAGCAAAAATAGACAACATTATGGGACAAAACAGATTGATCAATGAATCCGATCTAGCTCATCTTCCTTACATCCGTGGGATCATAAGCGAGACATTGAGAATGTACCCTCCAGGACCACTGCTAATGCCTCATGAGTCATCACAAGATTGCACCGTAGGAGGTTATTGGGTTCCCGGAGGCACCATGCTATTTGTAAACTTGTGGGCAATGCAAAATGATCCTAAAACCTGGGTGGATCCTGGAGAATTCAAGCCAGAGAGATTTGGGGGCTGCGAAGGAATGAGAGACGGATTCAGATTCATGCCTTTTGGGATAGGTAGAAGGGGATGCCCTGGGGAAGGCTTGGCAATGTCTATTGTTGGATTGGCTTTGGGATCACTGATTCAATGCTTTGAGTGGGATAAGATTGGCGAGGAGATGGTAGACATGAAAGAAAGGAGTGGATTAAATTTCACAAAGGATCAACCTTTATATGCTAAATGCAGGCTTCGTCCAAGCAAGGTTAAGGTCATTTCTGAAATATGA